The nucleotide sequence TCGCCCCGCTGTGGACGCTATACGCGCGCCATGGCGGCAGCCTGCGCGTGATCGCCACCGCTGCGGAAGTGCTCGGTCTCGTTGCACCAGACAGTCTGCCGCTTCCGCTCCAGAGCCTGAGTGGCGCCGATCGACAGGCCGTCGAGACGGCGCTGCAGGCACTCAATCTATGTTGATGGACACGCCAGAATGAACACATTCGCCCCGGACGCCACACGCGAAGTCAATTTCGACGGCCTGGTCGGCCCGACCCACAACTACAGCGGCCTGGCCCACGGCAATATCGCCTCGGCCAGCCATCGCGGCCTGATCTCGAATCCGCGCGAGGCCGCACTACAGGGCCTGGCCAAGATGAAGGCGCTGCACGACGCGGGTTTCGCCCAGGGCGTGCTGCCGCCGCAGCCGCGCCCGGCGATCGAAATACTGGCACAGCTCGGTTTCACCGGCAGCGCGGCGCAAATGCTGGCCGCGGCTCAGGCGGCCGATCCGGCCATCGTGCGCGCGATTTCCTCGGCGGCGGCGATGTGGACGGCCAATGCCGCCACCATCACCCCGTCATTCGATGCAGCGGATGGCCGCGTGCATTTCACCGCGGCCAACCTGCAATCGAGTTTTCATCGGGCGATCGAGGCGCCAACCACGGCTGCAGCACTGGCCGCCATCTTCGCCGACGACTCGCACTTCGCCCATCACCCGGTCTTGCCCGCCACGCCGGCCTTTTCCGACGAAGGTGCGGCCAACCACAGCCGCCTGTGCACCGCCTACGACGCGCCCGGCGTGCATCTGTTCGTTCATGGCCGCGACGGGCTGGATCGCGGCGAGACCACTCAGGCCGGCGCGAAGCGCTTCACGGCGCGCCAGACGCGGGAAGCCAGCGAGGCCGTGGCGCGCCAGCACGGGCTGGGTGCCGGGCAGTGCGTATTCGCCCGGCAAAGTGCCGAGGCGATTGATGCCGGCGTGTTTCATAACGACGTGATCGCGGTCGGCAACGGGCCCGTGCTGCTGTATCACGAGACGGCTTT is from Salinisphaera sp. LB1 and encodes:
- the astB gene encoding N-succinylarginine dihydrolase codes for the protein MNTFAPDATREVNFDGLVGPTHNYSGLAHGNIASASHRGLISNPREAALQGLAKMKALHDAGFAQGVLPPQPRPAIEILAQLGFTGSAAQMLAAAQAADPAIVRAISSAAAMWTANAATITPSFDAADGRVHFTAANLQSSFHRAIEAPTTAAALAAIFADDSHFAHHPVLPATPAFSDEGAANHSRLCTAYDAPGVHLFVHGRDGLDRGETTQAGAKRFTARQTREASEAVARQHGLGAGQCVFARQSAEAIDAGVFHNDVIAVGNGPVLLYHETAFADEETVLAELREKMGRLGATLCPVRVGRKAVPLADAVATYLFNSQLLTRADGSMVVIVPAECERNRAVAAELDRIVADEANPVAEYRAYDVKQSMDNGGGPACLRLRVVLSAAEQAAMAPGVMLDAARHTQLTEWVQRHYRDRLAPDDLADPALLDENRTALDELTSLLGLGAIYAFQRA